From a region of the Mycolicibacterium sp. MU0050 genome:
- the metE gene encoding 5-methyltetrahydropteroyltriglutamate--homocysteine S-methyltransferase, with protein MATPFTATILGAPRIGPNRELKRATEGYWAGRIDRPRLEEVAAELRRQTLTSLNRSGLDSVPVNTFSYYDQMLDTAVMLGALPPRVQSIDDDLDRYFAAARGTAEVAPLEMTKWFDTNYHYIVPEIGPDTTFSLHPDKVLTELAEARELGVPARPVVIGPLTFLALSKAVDGADAPIERLDQLLPLYAQLLAQLADAGAEWVQLDEPVLVTDQLDNAAKLAHRVYTELAAAPRRPDILVATYFGALDDALPALARTPIEAIGVDLIAGGVRAVGAVPELADKLVVAGVVDGRNIWRTNLQTALGALASLLGSVGALAVSTSCSTLHVPYSLDAEHDLDDTLRTWLAFGDEKVFEVATLAVALRKGREAVVGEIEASDAAAASRAADPRLHVGAVRERLTSVLATGAQRGPADKRRAAQNARLGLPVLPTTTIGSYPQTIAIRKARAALRAGEIDQAGYEQQMRSEIADVVRLQEELGLDVLVHGEPERNDMVQYFAEKLDGFFATQNGWVQSYGTRCVRPPILYGDVVRPEPMTVEWITYAQSLTDKPVKGMLTGPVTILAWSFVRDDQPLADSANQIALAIRDETVELEAAGVSIIQVDEPALRELLPLRSKDQQEYLAWAVAAFRLATSGVGDTTQIHTHLCYSEFGEVIGAIADLDADVTSIEAARSHMEVLGDLNAVGFANSVGPGVYDIHSPRVPSTEEMVASLRDALEAVPAERLWVNPDCGLKTRKTDEVTASLRNMVAAAKAVRDQS; from the coding sequence ATGGCAACACCATTCACCGCGACCATTCTGGGTGCTCCCCGCATCGGGCCGAACCGGGAACTCAAGCGCGCCACCGAGGGCTACTGGGCCGGCCGGATCGACCGCCCCCGACTCGAAGAGGTCGCCGCCGAGTTGCGTCGACAGACGCTGACGTCGCTGAACCGGTCCGGATTGGATTCCGTGCCGGTGAACACGTTCTCCTACTACGACCAGATGCTCGATACTGCGGTGATGCTGGGCGCACTGCCGCCGCGCGTGCAAAGTATCGACGACGATCTGGACCGCTACTTCGCGGCGGCTCGCGGCACGGCCGAGGTCGCGCCGCTGGAGATGACCAAGTGGTTCGACACCAACTACCACTACATAGTGCCGGAGATCGGCCCGGACACCACGTTCTCACTACACCCGGACAAGGTGCTGACCGAACTCGCCGAAGCGCGGGAACTCGGGGTCCCGGCCCGTCCGGTCGTGATCGGACCATTGACCTTCCTTGCGCTGAGCAAAGCCGTGGACGGCGCCGACGCGCCGATCGAACGTCTCGATCAGCTGTTGCCGCTCTACGCGCAACTGCTGGCCCAACTCGCCGATGCGGGCGCGGAATGGGTCCAGCTCGACGAGCCGGTGTTGGTCACCGATCAACTCGACAACGCAGCCAAGCTCGCGCACCGGGTGTACACCGAGCTCGCCGCGGCGCCCCGGCGTCCGGACATCCTGGTCGCGACCTACTTCGGTGCGCTCGACGACGCGCTGCCGGCGCTGGCGCGCACCCCGATCGAGGCGATCGGCGTCGACCTGATCGCCGGCGGGGTGCGGGCCGTGGGCGCGGTCCCGGAACTGGCCGACAAGCTGGTAGTCGCCGGTGTGGTCGACGGCCGCAACATCTGGCGGACCAACCTGCAGACGGCACTGGGCGCTTTGGCCTCCCTGTTGGGCTCCGTTGGCGCACTGGCTGTTTCGACGTCGTGTTCGACCTTGCACGTGCCGTATTCGCTGGATGCCGAGCATGATCTCGACGACACCCTGCGCACCTGGCTCGCCTTCGGCGACGAGAAGGTGTTCGAGGTCGCAACTCTGGCGGTGGCGCTACGCAAGGGCCGCGAGGCCGTCGTCGGCGAGATCGAGGCCTCCGACGCGGCGGCGGCCAGCCGGGCGGCGGATCCGCGGTTGCATGTGGGCGCGGTCCGGGAGCGGCTGACGTCGGTGCTGGCCACCGGTGCTCAGCGCGGCCCGGCCGACAAACGGCGCGCGGCGCAGAACGCGCGGCTGGGCCTGCCGGTGTTGCCCACCACCACCATCGGCTCCTATCCGCAGACCATCGCCATCCGTAAGGCTCGTGCTGCATTGCGGGCCGGAGAAATCGACCAGGCCGGCTACGAACAGCAGATGCGTTCGGAGATCGCCGATGTCGTCCGCCTGCAGGAAGAGCTCGGACTGGACGTGTTGGTGCACGGTGAGCCCGAGCGCAACGACATGGTGCAGTACTTCGCCGAGAAACTCGACGGGTTCTTCGCCACGCAGAACGGATGGGTGCAGTCCTACGGAACCCGGTGTGTGCGACCGCCGATCCTGTACGGCGATGTGGTGCGCCCGGAGCCGATGACGGTCGAGTGGATCACCTACGCGCAGTCGCTGACCGACAAGCCGGTCAAGGGGATGCTCACCGGTCCGGTGACCATTCTGGCCTGGTCCTTCGTGCGCGATGATCAGCCGCTTGCGGACAGCGCCAACCAGATTGCTCTGGCGATCCGGGACGAGACCGTCGAGCTGGAGGCCGCCGGGGTGTCCATCATCCAGGTCGACGAGCCGGCGCTCCGGGAGTTGCTGCCGTTGCGCAGCAAGGACCAACAGGAGTACCTGGCGTGGGCGGTCGCCGCGTTCCGACTGGCGACTTCCGGTGTCGGTGATACGACCCAGATCCACACTCACCTCTGCTATTCGGAGTTCGGCGAGGTGATCGGGGCGATCGCCGATCTGGACGCCGATGTGACGTCGATCGAGGCCGCCCGCTCGCACATGGAGGTGCTCGGCGATCTGAACGCCGTCGGGTTCGCCAACAGCGTGGGTCCGGGTGTGTACGACATCCACTCGCCGCGCGTGCCGTCCACCGAGGAGATGGTGGCTTCCTTGCGGGACGCGCTCGAAGCCGTTCCGGCCGAGCGGCTTTGGGTCAACCCGGACTGCGGTCTGAAAACTCGCAAGACCGACGAGGTGACCGCATCCCTGCGCAACATGGTGGCCGCGGCAAAGGCTGTCCGCGACCAGAGCTGA
- a CDS encoding esterase translates to METLEYAPGRSVGVFGDPAHPTVLLWHGTQTDARHTVRSLAELLAGHHLRVVVPDWNSHADDRGRADLLASVEFAQADAAGPLAVVGWSLGAVAAAGLAIRADEYNVALQHVVGLGGAFMVRDPLSGEMLGPRLSAARVRAPFTLLHGAADDVVPLQASRDFAAELEQAGWPVQVIELAADHGNIAGAQYNSAEDRYEPTDDPHTRAVVTEVAARVAAALANPPT, encoded by the coding sequence ATGGAGACTCTCGAGTACGCCCCCGGGCGCAGCGTCGGCGTTTTCGGCGACCCCGCCCATCCCACGGTGCTGCTGTGGCACGGTACGCAAACCGACGCCCGACACACCGTCCGCTCGTTGGCCGAACTGCTCGCCGGCCACCACCTGCGCGTGGTGGTCCCCGATTGGAATTCGCACGCCGACGATCGCGGCCGCGCCGATCTGCTGGCCTCCGTGGAGTTCGCGCAGGCCGACGCCGCCGGGCCACTGGCCGTGGTCGGGTGGTCGCTCGGAGCGGTCGCGGCGGCGGGTCTCGCCATTCGCGCCGACGAATACAACGTTGCCCTGCAGCACGTCGTCGGGCTGGGCGGCGCTTTCATGGTGCGCGATCCGCTGTCCGGCGAGATGCTCGGTCCGCGGCTGTCCGCCGCGCGCGTGCGCGCGCCCTTCACGCTGCTGCACGGGGCGGCCGACGACGTGGTGCCGTTACAGGCCAGTCGGGACTTCGCCGCCGAACTCGAGCAGGCCGGCTGGCCGGTCCAGGTCATCGAGCTGGCAGCCGATCACGGCAACATCGCTGGGGCGCAGTACAACTCGGCGGAAGACCGCTACGAACCGACCGACGATCCGCACACCCGGGCGGTCGTCACCGAGGTCGCGGCGCGCGTCGCCGCGGCGCTGGCAAACCCTCCGACGTGA
- a CDS encoding FMN-binding glutamate synthase family protein — MIKPMRAAAAAAASAVAAVAVRDVFQRKHSILRNFPVIGHGRYLIESIGPELRQYIVASNNEERPFTRDQRRWVYASAKRENNYFGFGTDNDIEHTTGYPIIKHRTFGRATPLSEPMSVHDVALPSAKVLGAARRRRHAFRPASVVNISAMSFGSLSGNAVEALNRGALMADCLHNAGEGAVSRYHRHGGELVFQIGTAYFGCRDQEGRFDLEKLKDVVASTPGRALEIKLSQGAKPSLGGLLPGVKVSAEIAETRGIPQGQDCVSPSRHAEFSDTDSLLDWVELLAAETGLPVGIKSAVGDLDFWSELTDLMRDTDRGVDFVTIDGGEGGTGAAPLTFTDTVSLPFQLGFSRVYRAFAERDLHEQVTFIGGGKLGLPDNAVVGFALGCDMVNVAREAMLAVGCIQAQRCHDDSCPTGVATQNAWLSRGLVPDEKAVRVANYIKALRRDLVKVSQACGVEHPGLISTDSVDILDGRVDSTPLHEVYGYDRGMGLPSVADRAEIARLMVAREPQGGSAPPSRSAVG; from the coding sequence ATGATCAAGCCCATGCGTGCCGCCGCCGCGGCGGCGGCCTCTGCGGTGGCCGCGGTCGCCGTGCGCGATGTCTTCCAACGTAAACACTCGATACTGCGAAACTTTCCGGTCATCGGACACGGCAGGTACCTGATCGAGTCGATCGGCCCGGAATTGCGGCAGTACATCGTGGCCTCAAACAACGAGGAGCGGCCGTTCACCCGCGACCAACGTCGATGGGTGTACGCCTCGGCGAAGCGGGAGAACAACTACTTCGGCTTTGGCACGGACAACGACATCGAGCACACGACGGGCTATCCGATCATCAAGCATCGGACCTTCGGCCGGGCCACACCGCTGTCGGAGCCGATGTCCGTGCACGACGTGGCGTTGCCGTCCGCGAAAGTGCTCGGTGCCGCGCGGCGCCGTCGGCATGCGTTCCGGCCCGCGTCGGTGGTCAACATCTCCGCGATGAGCTTCGGCTCGCTGTCGGGCAACGCCGTGGAGGCCCTCAACCGCGGCGCCCTGATGGCGGACTGTCTGCACAACGCCGGCGAGGGCGCCGTCTCGCGGTATCACCGCCACGGCGGTGAGCTGGTCTTCCAGATCGGCACCGCCTACTTCGGCTGCCGCGACCAGGAGGGCCGCTTCGACCTGGAGAAACTCAAGGACGTGGTGGCGAGCACGCCGGGGCGCGCGTTGGAGATCAAACTCAGCCAGGGTGCGAAGCCGAGCCTGGGGGGACTGCTGCCGGGAGTGAAGGTGTCCGCGGAGATCGCCGAGACGCGCGGGATCCCGCAGGGGCAAGACTGCGTCAGCCCGTCGCGGCACGCGGAGTTCAGCGACACCGACAGCCTGCTCGACTGGGTGGAACTGCTCGCCGCCGAGACGGGGTTGCCGGTGGGCATCAAGTCCGCGGTCGGCGATCTGGACTTCTGGTCGGAACTGACCGATCTCATGCGCGATACCGATCGCGGCGTGGACTTCGTGACCATCGACGGCGGGGAGGGTGGGACCGGCGCGGCGCCGCTGACGTTCACCGATACCGTGTCGCTGCCCTTCCAGCTGGGCTTTTCGCGGGTCTACCGAGCCTTCGCAGAGCGGGACCTGCACGAGCAGGTGACGTTCATCGGCGGCGGCAAACTCGGACTCCCGGACAACGCGGTGGTCGGGTTCGCCCTCGGCTGCGACATGGTCAACGTAGCCCGGGAGGCCATGCTCGCGGTCGGGTGCATCCAGGCACAGCGGTGTCACGATGACAGCTGCCCCACCGGCGTCGCCACCCAGAACGCTTGGCTGAGTCGCGGTTTGGTGCCGGATGAGAAGGCGGTCCGGGTGGCGAACTACATCAAGGCGCTCCGCCGCGACCTGGTCAAGGTGTCGCAGGCCTGCGGTGTCGAGCATCCCGGGTTGATCAGCACCGACTCCGTCGACATCCTCGATGGTCGCGTCGATTCGACCCCGCTGCACGAGGTGTACGGGTATGACCGCGGGATGGGCTTACCGTCGGTCGCCGACCGCGCGGAGATCGCCCGTTTGATGGTGGCGCGGGAACCGCAGGGCGGTTCGGCGCCGCCGTCGAGGTCGGCGGTGGGATGA
- a CDS encoding IclR family transcriptional regulator: MVRESPQTDRILLLMDLLMADPGQGRTLAEIARHLGTAKATCYPMLIALTRAGWLVRHPRRKTYQLGPALIPIGHAAAGAIDVVDHARDAMHALADAADMVCLGFVPSATDLVVAELIQPARGRRGSLGLRLGDRIDFAPPLGAVAAARLPREQLAQWYERGERDLGIPATRLEEAYFPALQLIRERGFAVEHLGRGGAGIAEVIQERRGQHALSLQYLAAGPTLQELSGNPHADVLLREIQPDADYRVVTISAAVFNADHAPALVLSLVDAPEPLPGARVNELGEQICAAAADITARIGGAAPSGATG, encoded by the coding sequence ATGGTGCGTGAATCACCGCAAACCGACCGGATTCTGCTGCTCATGGATCTGCTGATGGCCGATCCCGGTCAGGGCCGCACGCTGGCTGAGATCGCGCGTCATCTCGGGACCGCAAAGGCGACCTGCTACCCGATGCTCATTGCGCTCACCCGGGCTGGGTGGCTGGTGCGCCATCCGCGGCGGAAGACCTACCAACTGGGGCCCGCGCTGATCCCGATCGGGCACGCTGCGGCCGGTGCCATCGACGTGGTCGACCACGCCCGCGATGCCATGCACGCACTCGCTGACGCCGCCGACATGGTCTGCCTCGGTTTCGTGCCCTCGGCCACCGACCTGGTGGTCGCCGAACTCATCCAGCCCGCCCGCGGACGGCGGGGGAGTCTGGGCCTGCGGCTCGGGGACCGGATCGACTTCGCTCCGCCGCTGGGCGCCGTGGCCGCGGCGCGGCTGCCTCGCGAGCAACTTGCGCAGTGGTACGAGCGCGGGGAGCGGGACCTCGGCATCCCCGCGACCCGGCTCGAAGAGGCCTATTTTCCTGCGCTGCAATTGATCCGGGAGCGAGGCTTTGCCGTCGAGCATTTGGGACGGGGTGGCGCCGGCATCGCCGAGGTGATACAGGAGAGGCGAGGGCAGCACGCCTTGTCGTTGCAATACCTGGCCGCCGGGCCGACCCTGCAGGAACTCAGCGGGAACCCGCACGCCGATGTGCTGCTGCGGGAGATTCAACCCGACGCGGACTACCGCGTGGTCACGATCAGCGCCGCGGTCTTCAACGCCGACCACGCCCCGGCGCTGGTCCTGAGCCTGGTTGATGCGCCCGAGCCCCTGCCCGGAGCGCGGGTGAACGAACTCGGCGAGCAGATCTGCGCCGCCGCCGCCGACATCACCGCCCGCATCGGCGGCGCAGCCCCGTCCGGCGCCACGGGCTAG
- a CDS encoding thiamine pyrophosphate-binding protein, translated as MSVTGGQLLAEALADAGVDDVFTLHGGHLDAFLVACGDAGIRLTDTRHESSAGHAADAYARETGKFGVCVVTSGPGFTNVYTALANAYLDRVPTLFIVGAPPLRETETNPLQGGFDQIAAAEPVTKWAHRITDPARVPELVALAVRKATSGAPGPVLLEIPIDVMFSEVDAGRVRRPTNYVLDSHTAPAPSAVDQALDVLRSAQRPAILIGGGVIFSGASEAVVAFAETVGAPVYYPGKADGAIPADHRLAAGGLLALSALPIAGLQTPDVVFLVGTRSGMFTGGRTSTFPGARIVQIDVDAAEIGRMHDVEVPIVADCRATLEALHARAAGQDWPDWSAWVETATGAKNLPAALYTDDTTATGKPHPYFAAQAIVAACPPDTIFVLDGAEAPQWAEFFTKAGEIGQILRLGYLGCLGVGPGFAIGAHRARPDAPIVVITGDGAAGFHVQEFDTMVRHGIPVVTVVFNNAVWGMSIHGQQAVYGQRGVVVTELAETRYDLVALGFGAHGEHVSSVSDIPDAMKRAFAAGGPACIDLEVDPEIVHPVTTMMLGDVDATDEIVVPYYENIPR; from the coding sequence ATGTCGGTCACCGGTGGACAGTTGCTGGCCGAGGCGCTCGCCGACGCGGGCGTCGATGACGTTTTCACGCTGCACGGCGGCCATCTCGACGCCTTCCTGGTGGCCTGCGGTGACGCCGGGATCCGGCTCACCGACACCCGCCACGAGTCCAGCGCGGGCCACGCCGCCGACGCCTACGCGCGCGAAACCGGCAAATTCGGTGTCTGCGTCGTGACCTCCGGTCCCGGCTTCACCAACGTCTACACCGCGCTCGCCAACGCCTACCTGGACCGGGTGCCGACCCTGTTCATCGTCGGTGCGCCGCCGCTGCGGGAAACCGAAACCAACCCGCTGCAAGGCGGTTTCGACCAGATCGCCGCCGCCGAACCGGTCACGAAGTGGGCCCACCGCATCACCGACCCGGCGCGCGTGCCGGAACTGGTGGCACTCGCGGTGCGCAAGGCCACCTCCGGCGCACCCGGCCCGGTCCTGCTGGAGATCCCCATCGATGTGATGTTCTCCGAGGTCGACGCCGGACGGGTGCGGCGGCCCACCAATTACGTGCTCGACAGCCACACCGCGCCGGCACCGTCCGCGGTGGACCAGGCCCTGGATGTGCTTCGCAGCGCGCAGCGACCCGCCATCCTCATCGGCGGCGGCGTGATCTTCTCCGGGGCGTCGGAGGCCGTGGTGGCATTCGCCGAAACCGTCGGCGCGCCCGTGTACTACCCAGGTAAGGCCGACGGCGCCATCCCTGCCGACCATCGCCTGGCCGCCGGCGGACTGTTGGCGCTGAGCGCGCTGCCCATTGCGGGTCTGCAGACTCCGGACGTCGTGTTCCTGGTGGGCACGCGGTCGGGCATGTTCACCGGCGGACGCACGAGCACCTTCCCCGGCGCCCGCATCGTGCAGATCGACGTGGACGCCGCCGAGATCGGCCGCATGCACGACGTGGAGGTGCCGATCGTCGCGGACTGTCGCGCGACCTTGGAAGCGTTGCATGCCAGGGCGGCCGGGCAGGACTGGCCGGACTGGTCCGCGTGGGTGGAGACCGCCACCGGCGCCAAGAATCTGCCCGCGGCGCTCTATACCGATGACACCACCGCAACCGGGAAGCCGCACCCCTACTTCGCCGCGCAGGCGATCGTGGCGGCCTGCCCGCCGGACACGATCTTCGTCCTCGACGGCGCCGAAGCGCCGCAGTGGGCCGAATTCTTCACCAAGGCAGGAGAAATCGGACAGATCCTGCGGTTGGGTTACCTTGGCTGCCTGGGAGTAGGCCCCGGCTTCGCGATCGGCGCCCATCGCGCCCGCCCCGATGCGCCCATTGTCGTGATCACCGGTGACGGTGCGGCCGGCTTCCATGTACAGGAGTTCGACACGATGGTCCGGCACGGCATCCCCGTCGTCACCGTGGTGTTCAACAATGCCGTCTGGGGCATGTCCATTCACGGTCAGCAGGCCGTGTACGGGCAGCGCGGGGTGGTGGTGACCGAGCTCGCCGAAACCCGCTACGACCTGGTGGCCCTGGGGTTCGGCGCGCACGGCGAGCATGTCAGCTCGGTGAGCGACATCCCGGACGCGATGAAGCGTGCCTTCGCCGCCGGCGGGCCCGCCTGCATCGACCTCGAGGTCGACCCGGAGATCGTGCATCCGGTGACCACCATGATGCTCGGCGACGTCGACGCCACCGACGAGATCGTGGTGCCCTACTACGAGAACATTCCGCGCTGA
- a CDS encoding amidase, whose protein sequence is MNLDEYRAHDATGLAQLVADKAVTAAELLALAQQRAAEVNPRLNAIVRDVPADPDRARTGPFGGAPFLIKDLSQDYAGVPTSAGSRAFMSLPATEHATVVQRWIDAGLVIFGKTNTPEFGAKGITEPDAWGPTRNPWDLQRSPGGSSGGAAAAVAAGIVPCAGASDGGGSIRIPAASCGLVGLKPGRGLIPSGPATGESMHGAAVQGVVSRTVRDTAGMLDVLAGGEPCAPFSPAVPATSFAAAVGRDPGRLRIGVRVPTAINPAPDREAFAAVETAVRVLTELGHHVEELPRAPFDDAALARDFLLTWFVYTAWELAEAKRVTGAGDDAFERDTLILAGLGRATSSVDYLDAVQRRHEHTRKLSTYFESFDLLLTPTLATPPPRIGEFDLPVALQRGADVLLKTRTAGLLRYTKIVDDMVDKNLSWVPYTQLANLTGRPAISLPLHWTADNLPLGVQFVAPLDGEALLIRLAAQLETALPWHDRVPPI, encoded by the coding sequence ATGAATCTCGACGAGTACCGCGCCCACGACGCCACCGGCCTGGCCCAACTGGTCGCCGACAAGGCGGTGACGGCGGCCGAACTGCTCGCGCTCGCACAGCAGCGAGCGGCCGAGGTCAATCCCCGGCTCAACGCGATCGTCCGCGATGTCCCCGCTGATCCCGACCGCGCGCGCACCGGGCCGTTCGGCGGGGCGCCGTTCCTCATCAAGGACCTCTCGCAGGACTACGCGGGAGTGCCCACCTCGGCGGGCTCGCGCGCCTTCATGTCGCTGCCGGCCACCGAGCACGCGACCGTCGTGCAGCGCTGGATCGACGCCGGGCTGGTCATCTTCGGGAAGACGAACACCCCCGAGTTCGGGGCGAAGGGCATCACCGAGCCGGATGCGTGGGGCCCGACCCGCAACCCGTGGGACCTGCAGCGCAGCCCCGGCGGGTCCTCCGGCGGGGCCGCGGCGGCCGTCGCCGCGGGCATCGTGCCGTGCGCCGGCGCCAGCGACGGCGGGGGCTCGATCCGCATTCCGGCGGCCAGCTGCGGCCTGGTCGGCCTGAAACCCGGCCGCGGACTCATCCCGTCGGGTCCGGCGACCGGCGAATCCATGCACGGGGCCGCCGTGCAGGGCGTGGTCTCCAGGACGGTGCGGGACACCGCCGGGATGCTCGACGTGCTGGCCGGGGGTGAGCCCTGCGCCCCGTTCTCGCCGGCGGTGCCGGCGACGTCGTTCGCGGCCGCGGTGGGGCGGGACCCGGGCCGGCTGCGCATCGGCGTGCGGGTGCCGACGGCCATCAACCCGGCCCCGGACCGCGAGGCCTTCGCGGCCGTCGAGACCGCGGTGCGCGTGCTTACCGAGCTGGGCCACCACGTGGAGGAGCTGCCGCGCGCCCCGTTCGACGACGCCGCGCTGGCCCGGGACTTCCTGCTGACATGGTTCGTCTACACCGCCTGGGAGCTCGCCGAGGCCAAGCGGGTGACGGGCGCCGGCGACGACGCCTTCGAGCGCGACACGCTGATCCTGGCCGGGTTGGGTCGCGCGACCAGCAGCGTCGACTACCTGGATGCCGTGCAGCGTCGCCATGAACACACCCGCAAGCTCAGCACCTACTTCGAGTCCTTCGACCTGTTGTTGACCCCGACGCTGGCCACCCCGCCGCCGAGGATCGGCGAGTTCGACCTTCCGGTCGCGCTGCAACGCGGTGCGGACGTGCTGCTCAAGACCCGCACCGCGGGACTGCTGCGCTACACCAAGATCGTCGACGACATGGTCGACAAGAACCTGTCCTGGGTGCCGTACACCCAGTTGGCGAATCTCACTGGCCGCCCGGCGATTTCACTGCCTTTGCATTGGACGGCAGACAACCTGCCGCTGGGGGTGCAGTTCGTCGCGCCGCTCGACGGTGAAGCCCTGCTGATCCGGCTCGCGGCCCAGCTGGAAACCGCGCTGCCGTGGCACGACCGCGTGCCACCCATCTGA
- a CDS encoding NADH:flavin oxidoreductase, with translation MAAADLFRPVSIRSLTVPNRFAMAPMTRQASPEGVPGTDVAEYYRRRAAGGVGLIITEGIRLPDPAAGYPASIPTLAGDEVLTGWRRVVDAVHGEGSRIAAQLWHQGAERADDDGVITVSPSGIDGLGRRKGRALEPSELPKLADLFARSAATARELGFDAVELHGAHGYLLDQFLWEKTNLRTDGYGGSLAARTRFPAEVVRAVREAVGPDYPIIFRYSQWKGTDYTASIAENPTQLQDLLTPLVDAGVDAFHPSARRHYVPAFPDHDAQLSLAGWTKKVTGLPVITVGSVGLETQFRSEKRGQVIQPAPLDRLVEQFEAGEFDIAAIGRALLADPDWVNRLRDGQLGEFAGYNPETALAALA, from the coding sequence ATGGCCGCTGCTGATCTCTTTCGACCCGTTTCCATCCGCTCGCTCACCGTGCCGAACCGGTTCGCTATGGCACCGATGACCCGCCAGGCCTCCCCCGAGGGCGTGCCCGGCACCGACGTGGCCGAGTACTACCGGCGCCGGGCCGCGGGTGGGGTCGGCCTCATCATCACCGAGGGCATTCGCCTGCCGGATCCGGCTGCGGGTTACCCGGCGAGCATCCCGACGCTGGCCGGCGACGAGGTCCTGACCGGCTGGCGGCGCGTGGTCGACGCCGTGCACGGCGAGGGGTCGAGGATCGCCGCCCAGCTCTGGCACCAGGGCGCCGAGCGTGCCGATGACGACGGCGTGATCACCGTGAGCCCGTCGGGCATCGACGGGCTGGGACGTCGCAAGGGCCGCGCGCTCGAGCCGTCGGAATTGCCGAAACTCGCCGACCTGTTCGCGCGCAGTGCGGCCACCGCCCGTGAACTCGGCTTCGACGCCGTGGAGCTACACGGAGCTCACGGGTATCTGCTCGACCAATTCCTTTGGGAAAAGACCAATTTGCGCACCGACGGCTACGGCGGTTCGTTGGCCGCGAGGACCCGCTTCCCCGCCGAGGTGGTGCGCGCGGTCCGGGAAGCTGTCGGACCGGACTATCCGATCATCTTTCGGTACTCGCAGTGGAAGGGCACCGACTACACCGCGTCGATCGCCGAGAACCCGACTCAGCTGCAGGATCTGCTGACGCCGCTGGTCGACGCCGGAGTCGACGCGTTCCACCCCTCCGCGCGCAGGCACTATGTGCCCGCGTTCCCCGACCACGATGCCCAGTTGAGCTTGGCCGGCTGGACGAAGAAGGTGACCGGGCTGCCGGTGATCACGGTCGGCTCGGTGGGTCTGGAGACACAGTTCCGCAGCGAAAAGCGCGGCCAGGTCATCCAGCCCGCCCCGCTTGACCGCCTTGTCGAACAGTTCGAGGCCGGCGAGTTCGACATCGCGGCCATCGGCCGCGCGCTACTCGCCGACCCCGACTGGGTGAACCGGCTACGCGACGGCCAACTCGGTGAATTCGCCGGCTACAACCCGGAAACCGCGCTGGCCGCGCTTGCCTGA
- a CDS encoding IF2 family translation initiation factor: MNIIEVPRTILRFQYQIARLPLRVIEDRVVSRMDEEAPARLLYERTIGALDATVGNALGEPELHNQGAALAARSEARGRAAALEATAAEKKAQADQQLKAARDEAVADRKEARATAEAKIDAARETAAERKTAATVAAGKRATAAKKQADDVAARRKETVEAAKRQELDRVRAAEKKAAADAQAKREDAQEKRRAAESKRAQADRVEDLADVEKQKRQAERAN; the protein is encoded by the coding sequence ATGAACATCATCGAAGTTCCGCGAACCATTCTTCGGTTCCAGTACCAAATTGCCCGGCTGCCGTTGCGCGTCATCGAGGACCGTGTGGTCTCACGGATGGACGAGGAAGCGCCGGCCCGGCTGCTCTACGAGCGCACGATCGGCGCACTGGACGCCACCGTGGGCAATGCTCTGGGCGAGCCCGAGTTGCACAATCAAGGCGCCGCCTTGGCCGCCCGCAGCGAGGCTCGCGGCCGGGCGGCCGCGCTCGAGGCCACCGCCGCGGAAAAGAAGGCGCAGGCCGACCAGCAACTCAAGGCGGCCCGCGACGAGGCCGTGGCGGACCGAAAAGAGGCTCGTGCCACCGCGGAGGCGAAGATCGATGCCGCTCGCGAGACGGCCGCTGAGCGCAAGACTGCCGCCACCGTGGCCGCCGGGAAGCGGGCCACCGCCGCCAAGAAGCAGGCCGACGACGTCGCGGCCCGTCGCAAGGAGACGGTGGAGGCCGCCAAGCGGCAGGAACTGGACCGCGTCCGGGCCGCGGAGAAGAAGGCGGCAGCAGATGCGCAGGCCAAGCGCGAGGATGCCCAGGAGAAGCGTCGGGCGGCCGAAAGCAAACGCGCGCAGGCTGATCGGGTGGAGGACCTGGCGGACGTGGAGAAGCAGAAGCGGCAAGCCGAACGCGCCAATTGA